A region from the Saccharomonospora azurea NA-128 genome encodes:
- a CDS encoding phosphatase PAP2 family protein, producing MVAGERGTRREVRVHLLVGAFCFAAFVGLGLLVRHVPGSLDRLLRDTVATRWQGELGTVAWLVSAALGPILPVLLGVALLVVTVRSRRRGDPRAWVTLRVLVLLGLCRATSWVGKPLFERERPRIYAVFAYPSGHVVSVTSTGVAVVVLCVWLAPAFASLARATALAATLLICGARVALGVHWVTDTVGAVLAVAGVGLLAIPALRLLPAQHRNRSPVRDGVGRAGR from the coding sequence ATGGTGGCCGGCGAGCGCGGGACTCGACGTGAGGTGCGTGTGCACCTCCTCGTCGGCGCGTTCTGTTTCGCGGCGTTCGTCGGCCTGGGTCTGCTCGTGCGACACGTTCCGGGGTCGCTGGACCGGCTGCTGCGCGACACCGTGGCAACGCGGTGGCAGGGTGAGCTCGGCACGGTCGCGTGGCTGGTGAGCGCGGCGCTCGGCCCGATCCTGCCGGTGCTGCTCGGCGTGGCACTGCTCGTGGTGACCGTCCGGTCGCGCCGACGCGGGGATCCGCGGGCCTGGGTGACGCTGCGTGTGCTCGTGCTGCTGGGCCTCTGCCGCGCCACGTCGTGGGTCGGCAAGCCCCTCTTCGAGCGTGAACGCCCTCGGATCTACGCCGTTTTCGCCTACCCCAGCGGCCACGTCGTGTCGGTGACCAGCACCGGCGTCGCGGTGGTGGTGCTGTGCGTGTGGCTCGCTCCCGCGTTCGCTTCACTCGCGCGGGCGACAGCGCTGGCGGCGACGCTGCTGATCTGCGGCGCCCGGGTGGCGCTGGGAGTCCACTGGGTCACCGACACCGTCGGAGCGGTCCTGGCCGTCGCCGGGGTCGGCCTGCTGGCCATCCCGGCGTTGCGGCTGCTGCCCGCTCAGCACCGGAACCGGAGCCCGGTGAGAGACGGCGTCGGACGCGCCGGGAGGTAG
- the sucB gene encoding 2-oxoglutarate dehydrogenase, E2 component, dihydrolipoamide succinyltransferase, with translation PQAQQPAPQQPTPAPKAEPAAAPTPERDGAGTPYVTPLVRKLAAEHGIDLNTVKGSGVGGRIRKQDVLAAAEAKQKEQQASAAPAQPAAAAPSAPAKPSAPAPVSDAEKAALRGTVQKANRIRQITAVKTKESLQVSAQLTQVHEVDVTKVAQLRQRAKAPFREREGVNLTFLPFFAKATVEALKQHPNVNASYNEETKEITYHGSINLGLAVDTERGLLSVVIHDAGELSLAGLAHRIADLAERARSNRVTPDELTGGTFTITNLGSNGALFDTPIIVQPQSGILGVGAVVRRPMVATDADGNDTIAIRSMAYLPLTYDHRLIDGADAGRFLTTIKQRLEEGNFEDELGL, from the coding sequence CCGCAGGCCCAGCAGCCGGCCCCGCAGCAGCCGACTCCCGCGCCGAAGGCCGAGCCCGCCGCCGCCCCGACTCCAGAGCGCGACGGTGCGGGCACGCCGTACGTCACGCCGCTGGTGCGCAAGCTCGCCGCCGAGCACGGCATCGACCTGAACACCGTCAAGGGCAGCGGTGTCGGCGGCCGGATCCGCAAGCAGGACGTGCTGGCCGCCGCCGAGGCGAAGCAGAAGGAGCAGCAGGCGAGCGCCGCCCCGGCACAGCCCGCCGCGGCCGCTCCCTCCGCCCCGGCCAAGCCCAGCGCTCCCGCTCCGGTGTCCGACGCCGAGAAGGCCGCGCTGCGCGGGACCGTGCAGAAGGCCAACCGCATCCGCCAGATCACGGCCGTCAAGACCAAGGAGTCGTTGCAGGTCTCGGCGCAGCTCACGCAGGTGCACGAGGTCGACGTCACCAAGGTCGCGCAGCTGCGGCAGCGGGCGAAGGCGCCGTTCCGCGAGCGTGAGGGTGTGAACCTGACGTTCCTGCCGTTCTTCGCCAAGGCCACGGTCGAGGCGCTGAAGCAGCACCCGAACGTCAACGCCTCGTACAACGAGGAGACGAAGGAGATCACCTACCACGGCTCGATCAACCTCGGTCTCGCCGTGGACACCGAGCGTGGTCTGCTGTCCGTGGTGATCCACGACGCGGGTGAGCTGAGCCTGGCCGGCTTGGCGCACCGCATCGCCGACCTGGCGGAGCGTGCCCGCAGCAACCGGGTGACGCCGGACGAGCTCACCGGCGGCACGTTCACGATCACCAACCTCGGCAGCAACGGCGCGCTGTTCGACACGCCGATCATCGTGCAGCCGCAGTCGGGCATCCTCGGTGTGGGCGCGGTCGTGCGGAGGCCGATGGTGGCCACCGACGCCGACGGCAACGACACCATCGCGATCCGCTCGATGGCCTACCTCCCGCTGACCTACGACCACCGCCTCATCGACGGTGCCGACGCGGGCCGGTTCCTCACGACGATCAAGCAGCGTCTCGAGGAGGGCAACTTCGAGGACGAGCTGGGTCTCTGA
- a CDS encoding DedA family protein, whose translation MVTEVLNWLQSLPQPALVGATGLLVLLECTVGLGFIAPGESGLLIAATTATTVPRFVVLILVVTVCAGIGDSIGYAIGRRFGPRLRETKLIQRYGTDAWDKATGILQRRGAWAVFFARFLPVVRTLTPAAAGTSGLPFRKFLPAVVSGAFCWATLHVSLGAALGEAARRVEGMLSTGGAIVVGVLAVVGVFFLIRFKKKKAAAALAATAQKPADDQS comes from the coding sequence GTGGTAACTGAGGTACTCAACTGGCTGCAGAGCCTGCCGCAGCCGGCACTCGTCGGAGCGACAGGCCTGTTGGTCCTGCTTGAGTGCACCGTGGGCCTGGGGTTCATCGCGCCGGGTGAGTCCGGTCTGCTCATCGCCGCGACGACCGCCACCACCGTGCCCCGGTTCGTCGTGCTCATCCTCGTCGTCACGGTGTGTGCCGGGATCGGTGACTCGATCGGCTACGCCATCGGGCGGCGCTTCGGCCCACGGCTTCGGGAGACGAAGCTGATCCAGCGGTACGGCACCGACGCCTGGGACAAGGCCACCGGCATCCTGCAGCGCCGCGGCGCGTGGGCCGTGTTCTTCGCGCGCTTCCTGCCCGTCGTCCGCACCCTCACACCGGCGGCCGCGGGTACCTCGGGGCTTCCCTTCCGCAAGTTCCTGCCCGCCGTCGTGAGCGGCGCCTTCTGCTGGGCGACGTTGCACGTCAGCCTCGGCGCGGCACTCGGCGAAGCGGCCCGGCGCGTGGAGGGCATGCTCAGCACCGGCGGCGCGATCGTGGTCGGTGTCCTCGCCGTCGTGGGCGTGTTCTTCCTCATCCGGTTCAAGAAGAAGAAGGCCGCGGCCGCCCTCGCCGCCACGGCACAGAAACCCGCTGACGACCAGAGCTGA
- a CDS encoding TIGR01777 family oxidoreductase has protein sequence MRVLVAGSSGLIGSALRSRLRELGHDVVRLVRRAPSAPDERGWHPPSGRIDENAFDGVDAVVNLCGASLASGRWSAARKQVLHDSRIEPTEVLAEAVAEHGVPVLISASGINYYGDTGDREVDESAPVGHGFLPLLCAEWEAACAPASRAGSRVVFLRTAPVFTWRGGMLAQVRPLFQLGLGGALGTGRQYLPWISLTDMVEVIVFCLDNADVSGPVNVASPRPVTNAEFTKAVGRALRRPTPWRVPGAPLRLLLGEAADEMLLAGPRAVPGVLLRHSFPYAVEDLDQALSPVP, from the coding sequence ATGCGGGTTCTCGTGGCCGGTTCCAGCGGGCTGATCGGTTCCGCCCTTCGCTCCCGGTTGCGGGAGCTCGGGCACGACGTGGTGCGGCTGGTACGGCGCGCACCCTCGGCTCCGGACGAACGCGGCTGGCATCCGCCGTCGGGCCGGATCGACGAGAACGCCTTCGACGGCGTGGACGCCGTCGTGAACCTGTGTGGCGCGTCGCTGGCCTCGGGTCGGTGGAGTGCCGCCCGCAAGCAGGTCCTGCACGACTCGCGGATCGAACCCACCGAGGTACTCGCCGAGGCAGTGGCCGAACACGGTGTTCCCGTCCTGATCAGTGCCTCGGGCATCAACTACTACGGTGACACGGGCGACCGCGAGGTGGACGAGTCGGCGCCCGTGGGCCACGGTTTCCTGCCCCTGCTGTGCGCCGAGTGGGAGGCGGCCTGTGCGCCCGCGTCCCGGGCGGGCAGCCGGGTGGTGTTCCTGCGCACCGCGCCCGTGTTCACGTGGCGGGGCGGCATGCTCGCGCAGGTCAGGCCGCTCTTCCAGCTCGGCCTGGGTGGTGCGCTCGGAACGGGACGCCAGTACCTGCCCTGGATCAGTCTGACGGACATGGTCGAGGTGATCGTCTTCTGTCTCGACAACGCGGACGTGTCCGGACCGGTCAACGTCGCCTCTCCCCGACCGGTCACCAACGCCGAGTTCACGAAGGCCGTGGGGCGTGCTCTGCGGCGCCCGACCCCGTGGCGGGTGCCGGGTGCGCCGTTACGGCTGCTGCTCGGCGAGGCCGCCGACGAGATGCTGCTCGCGGGTCCGCGAGCCGTTCCGGGTGTACTCCTTCGCCACAGTTTCCCCTACGCCGTCGAGGACCTCGATCAGGCGCTGTCCCCGGTGCCGTAG
- a CDS encoding LLM class F420-dependent oxidoreductase, whose protein sequence is MELRIFTEPQQGAHYDDLLRVAKASEDAGFGAFFRSDHYLKMGSVSGLPGPTDAWITLAGLARETSRIRLGTLVTAATFRHPSVLAISVAQVDQMSGGRIEFGLGSGWYADEHTAYGIDLPPVRELFDRYSEQLAVITGLWDTPEGGTFSFEGEHYTLKDAPGLPKPVQRPRPPVILGGTGKKRTPELAARYADEFNVPFNDIETARAQYERVDAAAEAAGRRPGDITRSAALVVAVGRDDAEAARRADAIGREVAELKTNGVAGTVSEAVDTIGRWRESTGITRLYLQVLDLSDLDHLDLIASEIMPQVS, encoded by the coding sequence GTGGAACTCAGGATCTTCACGGAACCGCAGCAAGGCGCGCACTACGACGATCTGCTGCGCGTGGCCAAAGCGAGCGAGGACGCCGGATTCGGCGCGTTCTTCCGGTCGGACCACTACCTCAAGATGGGGTCGGTCAGCGGACTACCCGGGCCCACCGACGCGTGGATCACCCTCGCCGGACTGGCGCGGGAGACGTCGCGCATCCGGCTGGGCACGTTGGTGACCGCGGCGACGTTCCGGCACCCCTCCGTCCTGGCCATCTCTGTCGCGCAGGTCGACCAGATGTCCGGCGGGCGAATCGAGTTCGGGCTCGGATCGGGGTGGTACGCCGACGAACACACGGCGTACGGCATCGACCTGCCGCCCGTGCGTGAACTGTTCGACCGCTACAGCGAGCAGCTGGCGGTGATCACGGGTCTGTGGGACACGCCCGAGGGCGGCACGTTCTCGTTCGAGGGAGAGCACTACACGCTCAAGGACGCGCCCGGGCTGCCCAAGCCCGTCCAGCGTCCGCGCCCGCCCGTCATCCTGGGCGGCACGGGCAAGAAGCGGACGCCGGAGCTGGCGGCGCGCTACGCCGACGAGTTCAACGTGCCGTTCAACGACATCGAGACGGCGCGGGCGCAGTACGAACGAGTGGATGCCGCCGCCGAGGCCGCGGGACGCCGACCCGGGGACATCACCCGCTCCGCCGCACTCGTGGTGGCCGTGGGGCGCGACGACGCCGAGGCCGCGCGCCGGGCCGACGCCATCGGCCGTGAGGTGGCCGAGCTCAAGACCAACGGCGTCGCGGGCACCGTGTCGGAGGCCGTCGACACCATCGGCCGGTGGCGCGAGAGCACCGGCATCACCCGCCTGTACCTGCAGGTGTTGGACCTGAGCGACCTCGACCACCTCGACCTGATCGCCTCGGAGATCATGCCGCAGGTCTCCTGA
- a CDS encoding TetR/AcrR family transcriptional regulator, giving the protein MATTRASRPGPARSRRDDYAESTRKALVDSAVALFTERGYAGTSLDEIARRARVTKGALYHHFEGKQAIFEAAFDAVETDVKGRLETILRGDQPPWDRALDGLREFISSCLDPAYQRIALHEAPVVMGWARWREAEDRYSFGLIKAALGDLIDAGDVVSVPVDITSRLLFGALSSAATEIAGSSEPKRVGAEVEQVVIALLEQVRAASRRG; this is encoded by the coding sequence GTGGCGACAACGAGGGCATCCAGGCCGGGACCGGCCAGGTCACGGAGGGACGACTACGCCGAGTCCACACGGAAGGCGCTCGTCGACAGCGCGGTGGCACTGTTCACCGAACGCGGCTACGCCGGGACGTCGCTCGACGAGATCGCCCGGCGGGCCCGCGTGACGAAGGGCGCGCTCTACCACCACTTCGAGGGCAAGCAGGCGATCTTCGAGGCGGCCTTCGACGCGGTGGAGACGGACGTCAAGGGACGGCTGGAGACGATCCTGCGGGGCGACCAGCCGCCGTGGGACCGCGCCCTCGACGGCCTCCGGGAGTTCATCTCCAGCTGCCTCGACCCCGCCTACCAGCGGATCGCCCTGCACGAGGCACCGGTCGTGATGGGCTGGGCGCGGTGGCGCGAGGCCGAGGACCGCTACAGCTTCGGTCTGATCAAGGCCGCCCTCGGTGACCTCATCGACGCGGGCGACGTGGTGAGCGTGCCCGTGGACATCACCTCGCGGCTGCTGTTCGGAGCCCTCTCCAGCGCGGCCACCGAGATCGCGGGCTCTTCCGAGCCCAAGCGCGTGGGGGCCGAGGTGGAGCAGGTCGTCATCGCCCTACTCGAGCAGGTGAGGGCCGCGTCCCGTCGGGGCTGA
- the lipA gene encoding lipoyl synthase, with translation MTVVPEGRKLLRLEVRNSQTPIEKKPSWIKTRARMGPEFTELKGLVRSEGLHTVCEEAGCPNIYECWEDREATFLIGGDQCTRRCDFCQIDTGKPAELDRDEPRRVAESVKAMGLRYSTVTGVARDDLPDGGAWLYAETVRQIHAMNPGTGVELLIPDFNAEDDQLAEVFSSEPEVLAHNVETVPRIFRRIRPGFRYERSLEVIRRAREAGLVTKSNLILGMGETPEEVEPAMRDLVEAGCEILTITQYLRPSVRHHPIDRWVKPEEFVEHTKAAEALGFAGVMAGPLVRSSYRAGKLFAQTKAHRGEPLPENLQHLAAAAPAAQEASSVLARMS, from the coding sequence GTGACTGTGGTGCCGGAGGGTCGGAAGCTGCTGCGGCTTGAGGTCCGCAACAGCCAGACACCGATCGAGAAGAAGCCGTCGTGGATCAAGACCCGCGCGCGTATGGGCCCCGAGTTCACCGAACTCAAGGGACTGGTGCGCAGCGAGGGTTTGCACACCGTCTGCGAGGAGGCCGGGTGTCCCAACATCTACGAATGCTGGGAGGACCGCGAAGCCACCTTCCTCATCGGCGGTGACCAGTGCACCCGACGCTGCGACTTCTGCCAGATCGACACCGGTAAGCCCGCCGAACTGGACCGCGACGAACCGCGGCGGGTGGCCGAGAGCGTCAAGGCGATGGGCCTTCGCTACTCGACGGTGACGGGTGTCGCCCGCGACGACCTGCCCGACGGCGGGGCCTGGCTGTACGCCGAGACGGTGCGGCAGATCCACGCGATGAACCCGGGAACGGGCGTCGAGCTGCTCATCCCCGACTTCAACGCCGAGGACGACCAGCTCGCCGAGGTCTTCTCGTCCGAGCCCGAGGTTCTGGCGCACAACGTCGAGACCGTCCCGCGGATCTTCCGCCGGATCAGGCCGGGCTTCCGCTACGAGCGGTCGCTCGAGGTGATCCGGCGCGCCCGCGAGGCCGGGCTGGTCACGAAGTCGAACCTGATCCTCGGCATGGGCGAGACCCCCGAGGAGGTCGAGCCCGCGATGCGCGACCTCGTGGAGGCGGGCTGCGAGATCCTCACCATCACCCAGTACCTGCGCCCCTCGGTGCGGCACCACCCCATCGACCGCTGGGTGAAGCCCGAGGAGTTCGTGGAGCACACGAAGGCCGCCGAGGCGCTCGGGTTCGCCGGCGTCATGGCGGGTCCGCTGGTGCGCTCGTCGTACCGCGCGGGCAAGCTGTTCGCCCAGACGAAGGCTCACCGGGGCGAACCACTCCCCGAGAACCTGCAGCACCTCGCGGCCGCCGCGCCCGCCGCCCAGGAGGCCAGCAGCGTCCTCGCCCGCATGAGCTGA
- the lipB gene encoding lipoyl(octanoyl) transferase LipB: MSQNATRSCRESTDPVDVRPIGTIDYLEAWDLQRRLATARADGDGPDTMLLLEHPSVYTAGKRTQPEDRPTDGTPVIDVDRGGRITWHGPGQLVGYPLVKLCDPIDVVQYVRRIEEALISVCDSFGLHTGRVEGRSGVWVPADDTRPERKIAAIGIRVQRGVTMHGFELNCNADLSAFDRIVPCGITDAGTTSLSLELGRTVSVEEALPVARDAVLAALDGDLPVSDDRWLPRPQAPEAAGVTFALHRS, from the coding sequence GTGAGCCAGAATGCGACCCGTTCCTGCCGCGAGTCCACCGACCCCGTGGACGTCCGCCCCATCGGCACCATCGACTACCTCGAAGCCTGGGACCTCCAACGGCGACTGGCCACCGCCCGCGCGGACGGCGACGGCCCCGACACGATGCTGCTCCTCGAACACCCGTCGGTGTACACCGCGGGCAAGCGCACGCAGCCCGAGGACCGGCCCACCGACGGCACTCCGGTGATCGACGTCGACCGCGGCGGCCGCATCACCTGGCACGGGCCCGGCCAGCTCGTCGGCTATCCGCTCGTCAAGCTGTGCGATCCCATCGACGTCGTCCAGTACGTGCGCCGGATCGAGGAGGCGCTGATCTCGGTGTGCGACTCCTTCGGCCTGCACACCGGCCGGGTCGAGGGCCGCAGCGGGGTGTGGGTTCCGGCCGACGACACCCGCCCGGAACGCAAGATCGCCGCCATCGGCATCCGCGTGCAGCGCGGTGTCACGATGCACGGCTTCGAACTCAACTGCAACGCCGACCTCAGCGCCTTCGACCGCATCGTGCCCTGCGGTATCACCGACGCCGGCACGACGTCGCTGTCGCTGGAGCTCGGACGGACCGTGTCCGTCGAGGAGGCGTTGCCCGTCGCCCGGGACGCGGTGCTGGCCGCCCTGGACGGCGACCTTCCGGTGTCCGACGACCGCTGGCTACCGCGGCCGCAGGCACCGGAGGCCGCCGGCGTGACCTTCGCGCTGCACCGGTCCTGA
- a CDS encoding SDR family NAD(P)-dependent oxidoreductase, whose protein sequence is MAPRCCSPAARVVTVASLLGHVGRITLDDPNFARRRYNPASAYAQSKLANLLFARELHRRLAGTSVSSVAAHPGYSTTGLVSTMARAYPRPVRLLAVPGARVADLFGQAVRTGVLPQLYASGHPGRVRWPQPGAGHTVQRPVVGADRRLDGDHPRSRVVEFPCPTGVGWSA, encoded by the coding sequence ATGGCGCCACGGTGCTGCTCGCCTGCCGCGCGGGTCGTCACGGTCGCGAGCCTGCTCGGGCATGTCGGCAGGATCACACTCGACGATCCGAACTTCGCCCGCCGTCGCTACAACCCGGCGTCGGCGTACGCACAGTCGAAGCTGGCGAACCTGCTCTTCGCACGGGAGCTGCATCGCAGGCTCGCGGGCACGTCGGTGAGCAGCGTCGCCGCCCACCCCGGCTACTCGACGACCGGGCTCGTCTCCACGATGGCCCGGGCCTACCCGCGGCCCGTCCGCCTGCTCGCGGTCCCGGGCGCGCGCGTCGCCGACCTGTTCGGCCAGGCGGTGCGCACCGGAGTCCTGCCGCAGCTCTACGCCAGCGGCCACCCCGGCCGGGTGCGGTGGCCACAACCGGGCGCTGGACACACGGTCCAGCGCCCGGTTGTGGGAGCTGACCGCCGACTTGACGGGGATCACCCCCGATCCCGCGTAGTCGAGTTTCCTTGCCCCACGGGCGTAGGCTGGTCCGCGTGA